Within the Plectropomus leopardus isolate mb chromosome 15, YSFRI_Pleo_2.0, whole genome shotgun sequence genome, the region GTAAATGAAGAGTGAAGTGCTGCAAATCCACCGTAATTTCCAGgaagtctgtgtgtgcgtgtgtgtacgtatgtgtgtgtgattggagTTGGCAAAAGGAGCCAGGCTGTTGGAGGGATGTTTAATTAGGTTAAGGAGGTGCAGCAGGGAAGACAGCCAACTGGCCTTACGCACCCTTgtcctcaacacacacacagacacacacttgtaGACACTCCACTTCTTAAGTGCGTCTGGCTCGTTGGGCTCGGAACTGTGTCCAGTCCACGTAAAAGTTGGAGAAGTGCGTAAGTTTTTGAACTCCCACCTGCTGCTGTATTCAGTTTTCATTATTCCTGAGAGGGAGAGCACAGCACACATTGCAGTCACCAGCgaactttcatttatttttagtgtctACAGAACTTTACAAAGCAAACTGCAGTGGAGAAGACTGTCAGCCTCTATTTACCCTTTAAACTTATATTTTAGCATGTAACGTCACATTTCGTAATTCCCGTCTTCATGATAATACATATAAGCACACACATACCCGGGTATTTCTCTTCTTAAGCTATAGGTAAAACCTTAGCCTCGTGGATCTTTGGCAGTTGTTGTGACTTGGGGTGATAAGGTCGTTTCAGACTAAGAATAGCACTGTGCCACAAGACACAACCTTCTCGTTCATTTCAACGAGATAATTGTGTTCACAGTTAGAATCCAAACAGAGAGGGCTTTAACACAACAGTTTAACTTAGCTAAACTTTAAATGCAGCATGAAGAAACATCATCTGGCACCACAGTGCAATGGCCAGTCTGATTTGTGCACACATACATTCCAGGTAGATAACTTTGTTGTGAACTGCTAAGTACTACACTGTTTACTTCACAGTCATTTCAGGATAAAACCCATAGCTGTGTCTCAGTTCAGTGAATGGTATATGCCAAAATCAAGCTTCATCCTCCGGCCTTAAAGATGAAGCCAAAGTTCCAATAACTGCacttcctctaatggccacttagGGCTGGCTCCAGGagcaagtcaatccccataaGGCTGGTTTCCATTATGGATTTGAGCAAAACCTAAGCaatatgtttgaaatgttgattaaaaaaacagttgactacgtttccactgagtgatgctatgcaacttctcctcttgcgataacattccaagaagcatggcgatggatgatcaaaacatcagcaggttgcAGCCatcacactagccgtcattatttccaatccaaggtgccataggcgtgttatgggaGTGAGAAAGGCAAGGAATTCTGGATTCAAAACTTGCAGATGATACGCTCAACTTTTGatgagttatgtgatgcaataacacctcttgtagcacctgttgcatcatgagggagccagttcctgccaacaagcacatagccatagcatcatgtgactctatagctgttttcaacaatcaTGACTACTGTACAGGTGATGCATTTTTATAACTCACCCACTTAAATCgtattttcaaaaatttcaataaaacatattttatatttgcaacttcaatttgcacaatttgacgGTTAATGGAAATCCGCCTTGTGTTGCTGGACAAAAGGTACACATTGCCAAAGCAAAGGCAATTCAGACATATTAGGTAGAATACCTTGTATTGTTTGTCTTTGGCAAAATGCTAAGTCCTCTGTCTCATTGTCCTTTGGTTGGACCTCCTGGACTGTAATTTTGTATGCTGTCCCTTTCAGTAGTTTGTTGTAGTGCAACTCTCCTTTAAAAACCTTTTGGCTGCAACCCCTCATCCTAGGATAGAAagtaaaggttaaaaaaatgtaaatgacccATCTGGGAATTGTTCACCATATGACCTTTGAAATTCACACACTTCCCAAGAAGAACAGTTCCGTAATTGGCTTCCCCGGAGCCAGACATTATCACGTCTTTCCCAAAACTCACTCACCCTCCACGGCTGGAGGTTACATCcaacacatactcacacacccATGTCTCCCGTTCTGACAAGACACACCTTTGACCTCAAAGTTTGCTGGTGTGCGTCCAGgcaaaatgacatcacttccttTTGGCAACTCGACAGGCGCTTCATCAGTGATGTCGCTCCGGGGTTGAGTGAATTGTggaggggggagagaaaaaaaacaataatgataataattataccTTCACACGTAATGAGCAGAGCCTACGGGCCGCCGTACATAACAGCTGGGCCTGGGAGCTGTCAGACTGCGAGATAGTGAGTGAGCACTAACCAAAGGCAGATGTGAATTATAGCTTGTGACACATAGCTGCGTGGTTAGTAACAGGTCGGGGGCGGACTTGGATCTAAAGATCTTAATGTACTTTTGCAAGACGTCTTTCACAACACAGAAATGCCGCATTGGAGCTTGAGGTCATTgaaatatctatatttttgcTACATTTCAAGGGAATTTCAATGCATGTATCTCCTCCCAGTTTACCCTTTGAACATGAGTAATTTGGctgactttctttaaaaaaaattacatgggAAAAAGAGAAACTTAAACCTCAAGAAGgtgcttttttgttcatattatatatacatatataatatgaacaaaaaagcacCTTCTTGAGGTTTAAGTTTCTCTTTTTCCCATGtaatagttttctggaaattgtCCCCTAGGTGTTATGACAATATATGTAGCTGATTTTCAAATCATTCCTTGCCACCTTCACCTAtctttttctacatttcttgccaggttgctcattatgtttcttcctgtgtttttaaaagctattaAACCAACGTTCTCAAGTTTctgatgtttaaatgcttgtgaaaggcgtctgaaggcagcgcaagaaagctgatgtcgatccaggtgttaccCAAAGTTGGTAGTCTTAATGGGTAAATAAAAGCTTTACTTTAACCACTAGTGGTTTGCATTTATGCCAAAtgcatttatcatttatcagaTAAAATCAGTGGTGGTAAATGTGATGCTTTAATCTTGAATGACTGCATTTTCTGTAGCATTAGTGTGTGTgcgcaaagtgtgtgtgtgtgtgtgtgtgtgtgtgtgtgtgtgtgtgcaaagtgtATGCGCATGGATAAGGCTGGGTAATGAGCGGAGGTGATTAATGCTGCAGGCCAGATCGGGGCAGAGATATGAGAACAGGCTTTGCTACAACACCTACAGACTCGCAGTTACGATGCCTTCGGGCTCTATTTATTCTCAGGCCTCTCTttcgtcacacacacacacacagattatgTGGTTCTTTCtcatgatcacacacacactttctcactCCTCCCTTCCCATCGCCCCATCACAATTTCTCTCTTTTAATGACActatcactcacacacacacaccccaattATTCGTCTCCATTAGAGCGATATGGATCAACACACTGTATATTCAAACAAACCAAAGCTATTGTACAGCTAAAGACGTAATGACCCACatacttcacacacagacaaaatgtgTCCCGGGTGGAGTGTGTTGGTTGATATGAACCTTATGgtaacaaacttttaaaacaaagttttgtataTCAGTATACTGAGGCTCACACTTGAGCAGCTAATTTTGAAAACGTGAACCGAAAACAGACTCAATGTTAACACTTCAGCATCCAGTGCAACTGAGAGACAGTTGGCCTCATGAATgctaaaatgtttgcattttctgtGGCACAGTTAGCTCAATGCTAACACATATACTATGCTGAGTCATaggtttaatttaaaatgacttaCAGTGTAGCATTAGCACCCtcttttttgctaacttttttccacatcatAATTCCTCTAATCTTATCACACATGGGCCTAGATTTCAGGGGGCGCAGGGGTCATATACCCCTCAGTATTTAGCAAAGTACAGAAAATTTTCACACTAAGTAGCTTCTATTAGAActcgttttttttcttaacgGTAGATACAGACATGGATAGAGCCTTCTTTTCATACTCTTTGTTCATTAAGTCTGTATTAGTGCACGTTTTCAAATGGACTGTTTGCAAGGCAACAGTTCTTGTATGAAATGTGAAACTTTTGctgtggtttggccttttgttcatgTGATAGCAGTGTTTTgagggcctgaaaatgcaaacttttgaaacggGTTTCCAGAGTCTAATCTTTTGAGAATACAACCCCTTCTTCCCCCGTGCAAACTGGCAAtgcgcagatcctgtgagaacagtgacacACTTTCTGCATGCACATGATGTTCTTCTGTGGTGCATCATTACAAAGTTACTCCACCAGCTACTGGCCTGACATGCACACTACTGCATTTTCAGTTGTGATTGTGGATCCGTATACATGAAGATCATTTTCACACTTCTACatcaacacagattttttttaaaaatgcaaaggaaagacatttctgtttttagtgggGCCGTTCTtgtctaaatgtggccttaaAGTTTATGGATACAGATGAAACTGAGCAGTAGGGTACCCCGTTGAGATCGCGGAGGCAGTGTAGTTCAAAATATGACCATAGGAGATGACGAAGGCATTCAAAATTGGAGCAACAGAGAGAATCTGTAATATGGTGAAACTTTTTCAAGGCTGCCACCATTATGTGGTACGTTATTGTGACCCCCTCCATtgtttccccatttttttgttgtctgaaaCTTTTTACTCTGCTCTCTAGTGCAATCTGTTAGCTGTGTCTGTGTcaacataaataatgcatgGATGTATGAGGGCAGTGACAGTTACTACGCTTGAAATTAATATatctatttgcattttattgcagAGTAATGTTTCAAGCCAGCAGCTCTTCCTCTGCCCTCTGATCTGCAAATGAAAGTCACCATTTAAAATACCCATGATGCCTATACAAGTCATGTGACCTaccataattacataataaatagctaaaagaaaatacattatcCACAATATCGTACCAAAGCTTAATGTAAATATAGTGCAAAAAGGTGTATGGAGAAAATATTGGTATGTACAAAAGGGAGAATACCATACACAAATCACATATCTCTCATAAGTTAAATACTTTACAAAGGTCTCTTGATAAATTGCTTTCACAAATCATGGGCCCAAAAATAGTTAGTGTTACAGATGGACTCgggcttatatatatatatatatataatacttaTCATATATACTACCTGGTAGATGTGCCTCTTCCTATTTATCTAACTTTATAGTTTTAAGGGACAAGTAACACTGACTGAAAACATAAAGACATGAATACATACAtatagcagaggacttttactttgacaaaatgaaagacatttCAATAATAAAGGAATGCAGAGAAAAAATCACTTTGATCCCCAAAATTTCCTGCATCCTTGTAATCATGTGTGTTACTGGTTGTTATCCTATATTGATAAGAGTTCATATTTTATCCACCATTTCACTCTGATGTGCACTAAGACATTAAATCTTATGAGGACGGAGGGGGCCGAGGAGAGAAGAGTCAGCCGTAGGAGGGGGGCGGGGGGGACAAAGGATGAAAAGACTCCTGCTAATGTTTGGATAAACAAGTACGGCACAGTGATGATAGGGACAGCAATAAAAGAGTATGTTTGTCAGATCAGATGAGTCACAGTGATGTCCTGAATGTGAGCTTTTCCATCTCACACGTACGAAAACTGTAATTACTCTTTACTTGAGAGGGTAATGGAGTACTCTTTGCATCCGAATCAACACACTCACTGTGCAAGCACGAGCACACAcgcactgacttttttttgcaaaatgatctCATGCACATTGCAGCTGGCCTCAAGTGATCATTATGGGGCAAGTTGAAGTCTCTAAGCAGACCATGTTTTCTACATTAGCCCAGTGATAGCCAATGACATGCATCTTACTCATCCACCTTGGGGTTAAGACTGTTGAAaccagtgtgtgcatgtgtgtgtgtgtgtgtgtgtgtgtgtgtatgttgaaCTGAGGTTTGCATCAAATCATATCCATTCCCTTTTCCATCCATGCATGCATAATATCCCACAACGTTCTTCCTGCACTGCTCTAAAGTATTCTTCATGGACTGCATGGCAGTATGACCAAAATAATTCTGCACGTTTAACTCTTATATATGCAGGAGCAGCAGTGCAAAAGGCACATTTTCATcaatatgcattaaaaaaagtcattcagaCATTCAAATGCACACATCTCGCAGAAGATCCCAGCAGATGATAAAGTGGGCTTGTGTGAAACGTAACTGTAAGACATGAGAGCACACGCAGAATACACAGAGTGCAGAAACGGGAAGAGCAACTGTTTTCAttcaaacagcagacacagcCAGTCAGATTCAAGCACGCACAtctgtgtcagaaaaaaaacaaaaaacacaccagcacGTCCAAACAGTGGACAATAACGTCCTCTAGTGGTACGACAGCAAAGTGTTGAGTCAAATCAATAGTTTATTAACCATTATTAACACTTCTCTTACTTTAAACACTGACTCGTGATCTAATCATCATGAGAATTTTGAGGTTTAAACCATATTATGGTCTTTATgagattaatttaataatataatgtttttaactGGATAAATTGGTGGCAGGGTAAAAGTGAGTCTTGGAAACTCGGGCCAGAACAAAAGCAGGTTTATGACACCAATCTGTCTATATCAAATGTACAATACAGACAAATACAAGGATATGAGATATCATATTCATCTTTAATTATAGTATTTCTGAATGGATatcaaatcacaaaaatacataattattgttgctttttatttattaatttgttttgttttattttattttaatatgatgTAAACATGAAGTCAGCATATTACCAACTGTAAGTGAcatgttttttcaccatactttcaaagtctttttttttttttgcagtgatggAGAGATACTGCCCCCTGTTTTCggttaaaatgaaatacatctTGAGAGTTTAAAGAGTCATAACTTAAATGACATGACTGAATATTAATAAAGGCATAAATgacaagttttttgtttgttttttatctattttttttttaattaaaagaaaaataaatagtgatcaaaagtatgaaaataatTGCAAATAATATATTACACAGCctccaaatatttttaaaaaaatccttcattcattttctatttttattaaactgcTCTTTGTCTGTAATAAAAACCTTGCATTTCATAATTCAAGCTGCATAAACTGTCGTTAAGTTATGGTTTAGTCATTATAAAACACCATATCAATTCTACTGTGAGTAGTCGTTGGTAATACAAATTgtaatatgtttaaataaaacactcacAATTAGTATGTCAAAAGACTGCTCCAGGTGAGGCTCGAACTCACAACCTCGGCATTGCTCTACAGTGTACTGTCATATAAGTACCGCGCGCTAACCGATTGCGCCACTGGAGCTCACTGTGCTCGTGGTGCAGCTGGGTTTTTAAACACGGACGAGCGGATTTAATGTTGTCACATTATTTCGATTGTTTTCGCTTTATAACGCTATCACACTAGCTCCACACAAACGTTCATGTTTACCTCAGTATCAAAGTACAGAAAGACAATGGCGGATTGAATAATAGTGAAATATTAGCGCTATCATAACTAGTCAGTAGCGTAAACGAGCACAACAGTAATGTCATAATATGAACATATCTTGATTTCTATCGAAAAAATAGtactttgtcatgtttttccGTGCTACTTTCCGCTGATTTTCGGGCTTACAGCAGAAGGACGGGTCAATGATGCCATGCTCACAGCCAGCGGTACGCTGGAAGACAACGGAAACACAGCCCGTCCTTgatattttcaaagtaaaacacgTCACAATAAGACATCCGCTGAAAGTCTCCACTGAAATACAGAGGAACGCTATTGCTGACCATTTGTAGTGGTCATGCAGGCTACTAACAGATTCTTCTAAACAATTGTTAGCAGTGTTGTTTGGCACAagatgaaaattaataaatataagatTTTTATCCTCTCCCAATGCATAGCTTTATGGATTTTGTAGCCTATAATGATCCCTCTAGCTATCTATCTTacctctgtctttttgtttatcTTCTCGAATTCTTAGGGATACCTACTGCCACATGTTATAGCCTAGCCTACTCTTTGGtctattttaaacatttgcatGTCACTGTACAGTCTGCGCTGAAGTATTGTATGTTTGCTGTCTTGCTTATAGTTATGGTGGTATTTTGATGTGCTCCATAATCAGCTGCATCTGACTTTGAGAGGGAATTTTCTCCACAATGATAATAAAGTAATTTAGAACTagcattgttatttttaaatggcaggttatatatatatatatatatgtaaacagAATTTCTTTGATAATCAATTACCATAAACTATGATAATAAAGTAATTTAGAACATCATTTTTGAAATGGCAggttatatacacacacagtttttctttgataaatatTTACCTTAAGAAGTATGCCTGGTATAGGCCTAATAGTAGAACCTCCAAAACAGAACAAAGTATTGAGGGTTGcgtgtgtaaaaaaaagtgactacTATATTAAGTTTTCCtttgataaatatataatgtaaataCAGTACTTGTCATCCCTTTGTTATCACAGAATCAACCGATGTCCTTTatagaaagaaaatgtcacaacCCCTACTCCATGACTCTGCCTGTAACAGTTGTATGTggttgtttagattttttttatttttacctttgtttgaatgaagtgtgcttaatgtgttttggttttatgtgtCTGTCAGTTTCTTCCCTTCCCCCCTCAATCACACTCCACAGCTTTCAGCGCACCTGTGAATCATCTGCAGCCAGCACAGCGGTCTCCAGTCAAGCCATCTCCTGTTCGCTACAAATACTGTGCGCCAGTTTCCAGTCCCTGCCTGATTGTTGTGCCAGTCTTGGTATTTGATGACACACACGTTCCAGAAATAGATGCAATAAATGCCAACTAATTAACACAAACACTTAAGATGCTTTTATTGAAATGTATAATCATATCATACAGTTTCAACATAATAGGAAGGAACACCATTGGTTTCTGTAAAGAATCTGACGTTGTGGATGTTATAACAAAGATCCTTCTTAAAATATAGTGATTGTCAATACTTGCAGACACAGAACTGTACCTGTCAGGACATTCCCCTGCAGCACTCCTGTCCTCAGACTGGGGcataaaccagaaaaaaatactgtggtTAAATACTTAAACAGTTAGGCATGCACAAATTGTGGAATTCTGGACCCActgacacaaatgtttaaaataataatttgttcaTTAGCTGATACCAATAGGCTACTGAAGTTTTATTGTTGATGTTCATTCTGTTTTCCATTGTTATTTATTCCCCCTTTTGTGCTAAGGAGATAGAGAAAGCCAGCAGCTGCTAACAGCTATGTTAACTAGCTCTCAGCACCAAGTTGCTGTTCAAACCGTTAGTGTGGAGCCCTGCTTTTTGCCAGCGTAAAATTTAATAcaacatatgtaaaaaaaaaaaaaaagatttccacaCACTTACATCTATGCAGCGTTTCACTTTATAGCATAAATGCTGTGATAAATGTCTGACAGACTCAAAGCTAAGAATAAAGTGATGTAAATGTGAAGAACATCCATCCccattttttgtaaaactgtaaTGTGTGTTAATGCCATGGTATTTACAGATAAGTTGACAGCCATCAACAAGGCAAATATCGGCCAATACCATTGTGCATCCTAATAAACAGTGACTCCATTTCATTTATGGGTTGTTTTCAGAGTGGTCCAGTATCTTCCCCAAGACTCTTCAACATCCTCAGTAGTCTACCCATTAAAAGTcatataatattgtattattttttgctattgGTTGTTGACTGGTCTGACATTCTTCTTCTTGAGGCTCAGGCAACTGATGGAGCTCTTGAGGGCATCTTGAAACATGGAACTAGAGAAAGAGTAAATGAGAGGATCCAGAGCACTGTTGAGGTAGGTGAAGCCGAGGCAGATCATAAAGAGCTGGGTGATCAGATTGTAGGATGTGCAGTTCGTGGGGTGGAAATACTGGACACACAGCGCACCCAGGCCTGTGAGGATACTTGGCAAGAAGCAGATGGTGAACACCAAACTGATCACCCCTACCGCTTGGATTGCCTTCCGCACCTTTTTTTGCGTGTCCCTCTGCTGTTTGTGCAGAAAGCATGCAATATGAGCGGAGCAATACAGAATCAGGAACCAGGACAGGAAGAACTCTGCAACGAAAGCCACATAGTGTATCTTTAATGGCAAAGGGACTACACTGTAGGCGTTGAAGCTGCGACACAAAGAGACGTTGCCATGTTGGAGGAGGAGGTTGGTGGTTAACAATGGAAACCGAACTGCAATCACAACAGTCCACATAAGACCTGCAGTCCAACAGGCCTGAGTTAAAGACATACGGCTGATCCAGTGATGCGGATGGACCACTTTAAAGTAGCGATTCAGTGCCACAACTGTCATGAATGCAATACTGGCCGCGCGATTGACAGCCAGCATGAAGAGGTTGACGCGGCACAAGACTTGTCCGAACACCCAGTGGTCACCTTGGAGAGCAGTGTGGATGCGGAAGGGCACGCTTATGAGGAGCAGAAGGTCAGCTAGAGCCAGGttaaagaggaggagagtgtgTGGTTTCCAACACTTTATGCAGATACAGAAAATCCACAAAGCGACCATGTTTCCTGGCAGGCCCACAATCACCTCAATGATCACGAGGATATGCAGGATCAAAGGTTCAAAGTTTTGGTTTGATGGGCAATGGATGACACTGTTAGTCATATTTATTGCCTCTGTGGTATTGGTAACCAAATCCATTTTGGCTATGAATGCAGTCTGATCTCTCTTTTCCACTGTTCCTAATTCTTAGCAGATCTTGACATTTTcaaggagaagagaaagagagggagagaaagtgtTATAGACAGTAATATTTCATGGATTAATCATTCAAAgcaaaagttttaacattttgcacCCCTTATTCTGAAAGGCTTCTCCTTGATCTACTTTGGCTTTGACTGAATCTCATTTGTATGTTGCTGTCAACAA harbors:
- the LOC121954941 gene encoding hydroxycarboxylic acid receptor 2-like, whose amino-acid sequence is MDLVTNTTEAINMTNSVIHCPSNQNFEPLILHILVIIEVIVGLPGNMVALWIFCICIKCWKPHTLLLFNLALADLLLLISVPFRIHTALQGDHWVFGQVLCRVNLFMLAVNRAASIAFMTVVALNRYFKVVHPHHWISRMSLTQACWTAGLMWTVVIAVRFPLLTTNLLLQHGNVSLCRSFNAYSVVPLPLKIHYVAFVAEFFLSWFLILYCSAHIACFLHKQQRDTQKKVRKAIQAVGVISLVFTICFLPSILTGLGALCVQYFHPTNCTSYNLITQLFMICLGFTYLNSALDPLIYSFSSSMFQDALKSSISCLSLKKKNVRPVNNQ